The nucleotide sequence AAAACGTTTACAAACAGTTAAAAAAATGTCCTTATGTTTCTTTTCTCTCTCATTCAGAAGATTATTTATCATTTGTATCTGTAAATGGAAATATTCATTTTACTGATGATATTGATCTTAAAACAAGAGTTTTAAATAAATATCCAGCAATAAAGGAACTTTTTAAAACTCCTGATAATCCTATTTTTGAACTTTTTTATATTGATGTAGAAGAAATCAGGACTTTTGATTTAAAAACTTATACCAATGAAAATTTTAAAATTGAAAAACCATAATTAATTCGATACAATTTCAGTTATTCGTATTTTGTTTTTCTCGGTAATTTACACCCCATTTGTCCATACTTTCCAGTATCGGCTTTAAGCTGTAACCTGTTTCAGTAAGAGAATATTCAACTTTTGGAGGAACTTCAGGATAAATTTTTCTTACAAGAAGATTGTCCTCCTCCATTTCTCTTAAATTGTATGTCAAAACTTTATTAGAAATTCCATTTATAGATTTTCTCAACTCTCCAAATCTTTTTGTTCCATCGAGTAAATCTCTTATTATAAGTATTTTCCATTTATTAGAAATTAAAGAAAGTGTTATTTCAACAGAACACTTTGGTAATTCTTTTTTATTCAAAATTATCATTTTCTATTCCTTTTAATTTTATTTTCTTATCATACTCCCTCAAAACTTTTTCCACCTCATTTTCAAGCACTTCCTTATTAGGGATATACAATGTGTATTTTGAAGCAAAAATCTGATTAGAAAGTCCACCTAGTGCATATTCAGACTGAATACCATTCTCTTTCATAAAATGCTCTTTCTTTATCATCAGATATACTCAAAATCTCACAACAATGAGACCAGCTCAATTTTCCAGACACTGTCCAGAATTTTTGGTATTTCAAATAAAATTTTCTCATATTAAATAAATTTGATTTTGAAAAGCCCTTTCCATACTCTTTTGTCAATTTTTTTGACAATTCTTTTAAAAGTTTTTTCCCATATTCCGCTCGCTCATTATTTTTCTGTTCATCTTCTATAATAATTTTCCCAATTTTCCAATAAGTCTGCACAAGAATATTATTAATCTTTACAGACACCTGTTTCCTTGCATTTTCCATCAATTCTTTGATTTGCAAATAAACCATATTACTTTCAATTCCTTTTTCAATTTTATTCATTTTTCTCCCCCTATTTATATTAAATTCTAAAAATAATTTATAACTTATCAAACATATTTAACTAATAACTAATTTTTTGTTCAACATTCGGATTTTGAATGGCTTTCTTATACAGTGCCTTTAATTCTTCAAAATGATTTCCATTTTTTTCTCTGTATTCTTTTTCCTTTTCTGTCAATTCCCTATTATACGGATTATCCCCCAAACTGCTGTGAAGAGCAATTCCAAATTGTGTTATAATATCAAATTTCATAATTTCCTGTGACAAACTTTTATCTGTATAAAATTTATAACCGTCGTAATTTGAACCTCTTCCCGCATCATAGTAAATATTGTTATTGTATTTTACTTTTACAATATTTTTTATTTCTTTTTTCGTTTTTCTTTCATAAATAACTGCTTTGTTGTTTTCCACCAATTCAGCAATATAATTACGAACATAATCCAATTTTTTATCTTTATCCGAGATATTATTTTTTATATTATTTTCTTTTTTATCCCTATTTTTATTGTATAATTCTAACAAATCACTTTTTCTCACTAAAATATCATAATCTTCAGTTTTATACGTTACTATATTCTTTTTATCACTCGGCAATACATAACTCAAATTTATTTCCTTTTCAAAAATTTGACTTAATTCTATGTATCTTTTTTTCTTTGTATCATAAGTTCCTTTTACAATTGTTTCTGCTAGTCCTTGAATTGCTACTCCAAGTAACAAAACAAATAATATTTTTTTCATAATAATTCCTTCTTTCTTTTAGTTCTTAAATTTTAACTACTTCTTATTAAATATCCCCATCAATCTTGTTTTCAACACAATTTTTCCTTTTATTTTTATTATTTATTTTCAAAGTTCCCAAATAAAATCCCATATTAACAACCATCGCATAAATAAAATACCTCGACTCCAGCGTCTTTATAATTCCAAATTTTTCAATGCTGTTCTCACCTTCTTCTAAATACATCAAAACTTTATACGGAAAAGCATAAATTATTGCTTGATAATCTTCTTTGTACCAGTTAAAGCCCATAAAAATAAATATTCCCATAATTATTAGACAGCCTGTTATTGTCAATATTCTTACAACTTCAATTTCTTCTTTATCAAAATATTTTTTTATAAAAAGTCCAAAAAATACATTGATAAGAAAAAATGGAACTAAAATTCTGTATTGACCAAAACTTCCCTCAATTCTCAAAATACTTTCTATTATTAAAAAAAAGATTGAAAAAATAATTGAAAGAATAGGAATTAAAAAATACATTACAATAAACCATAATATGATTTTTGAAATTTTAGATAAATAACTTCTAATCTTTATTTTACTTCTAAATATTCCTAAAATGAATAATCCGTTGAAAAAACATAATTTTATAACTCCAATAATATCTATTCTAAATAATAATATTACTGATAACATTATAAAAAATATTGGCAATTTCAAAATTTTATCATTTTCATATTCTTTACTTTTTCCTAATAAATAAAATATTAAACCAAAAAATACGCCTGCTACTACCGAAGATATTCCTTCAAAAACTATACGATATGGTAAATCAAAGCCGTAATCCCAATCATATTTTCCAACCCAAAAATAAAATGCAAAAAATAAAATTTGAAGAATTATAAACTTTGCTATTTTTATTTTCCTTAAAGTGTTTTTAGAAATCTCTTCCACTCCTTAACTCCTTCCTTCTTCAATATCATCGTCGAAAAATAAGGAACCTCCTCTACACTCTCAATATCCCAATAAACAACTTCATTATCTTTCCCGCAATCTGAAACAATTACAGCATTTTCTTTATTCCCAGTTTCAATTATCGCTTTTTTTATTTTCTCAAAATCTCGGCTAATTTTCATCAAAACTAAATTATCATTATTTTCAATTTCCTTGTAAATATCAGTTTTTCGATTAACAGACACTACTTTCAAATCTTCATCGCCAATCATCAAAGGCACATTCAGTCTAGCTGCAACACTGTTAAATGAAGTTATTCCCGCAATAGTTTCAACTTCCACATCATCTGAAATATGTTCCAATACATAAGTATAAGTGCTATAAGTCATTGGGTCACCTATTGTTAAAAACGCTACATTTTTACCTTTTTCCAATTCAGCACTTATTACATCCGCATTATTTTTACGAAAAACTTTTCTTGCTTCTACATCCCTTATCATCGGAAACTCCAAAAATAGCTGCTCTACTTCTGGTTTTATATGCTCTTTTACAATATTAAAAGCTGTACTTCCTTCTCCACTTTTTGCCTCAGGCAGTACTATCACATCTACTTCATGCAGTCTTTTTGCTGCTTTAACTGTTATATTTTCAGGATCTCCTACTCCTACTCCTATTCCGTAAAATTTTTTCATTATACATTCACTTCCCTTAACTCTATTATTTATCTCTCAAAATTATTTCTAGATTTTGTAAATTCATTTCTTCTTTTAAAGCAAATATAATTTTTATAATCTGCTCAGATGAAAAACTAGTTTCATAAAATACTGTTTCTCCTATATTTTTCATTTTACTTTTTATCATAGATTTATCCATAGATATATATGTTTTTTTAGCTCTAGGAAGTTTAAAATTATTTTGAGCTATTCTTAAAAACTTATCTTTCTCGTTATCATAAAGATTTTGATAAAATTCTACAAGTAGATTTGCATAAGTAAACTCATTAAGAGTTATCCTGCTATCAAAAATTTCTAAAGACATAGGTTCTAAATTTTTATAATCACGACTTTCCTCATAAAATTTCAATGTCGTTTCATCTTTTATGGTTTCTTGAATATCAATATTATCCGTACTCAAAAGGACATTTTTATCTAAAATTTCCTTTATAAGTTCCTCTTCTCTCTTTTTAATTTGTTTATATGTATTAATTTCCCTTTCATCTTCTTTGAAAGAGATATTATTTTGATAAAGTACTGCATTTGACTTATTATTATTTTCCTTTGCCCATATTAATCTTAAATTCCCTATCCGATTTAAATATTCTTTATAAAAATCATCCTTTAATAAAGATAACTCCTTTTTATTTTCATTAAAATCCTGAAATTTTTTAAAAATTACATTATCATTTTCAATATAATATGAAAAATTATCATTATCCTTTTTAGGATTTTGTGGTAAAATATGGTCTAACTGCAAACTTTCAATAGAATTTAAAAGCGTATAAAATTTATCATAGTCAATACCT is from Leptotrichia trevisanii DSM 22070 and encodes:
- a CDS encoding pyridoxamine 5'-phosphate oxidase family protein, coding for MVDYNKILKENSYGILATLDDNKPKTRILQYLFSEKNKVYLATTNNKNVYKQLKKCPYVSFLSHSEDYLSFVSVNGNIHFTDDIDLKTRVLNKYPAIKELFKTPDNPIFELFYIDVEEIRTFDLKTYTNENFKIEKP
- a CDS encoding winged helix-turn-helix transcriptional regulator; its protein translation is MNKKELPKCSVEITLSLISNKWKILIIRDLLDGTKRFGELRKSINGISNKVLTYNLREMEEDNLLVRKIYPEVPPKVEYSLTETGYSLKPILESMDKWGVNYREKQNTNN
- a CDS encoding DUF1016 N-terminal domain-containing protein, translating into MNKIEKGIESNMVYLQIKELMENARKQVSVKINNILVQTYWKIGKIIIEDEQKNNERAEYGKKLLKELSKKLTKEYGKGFSKSNLFNMRKFYLKYQKFWTVSGKLSWSHCCEILSISDDKERAFYEREWYSV
- the cobI gene encoding precorrin-2 C(20)-methyltransferase: MKKFYGIGVGVGDPENITVKAAKRLHEVDVIVLPEAKSGEGSTAFNIVKEHIKPEVEQLFLEFPMIRDVEARKVFRKNNADVISAELEKGKNVAFLTIGDPMTYSTYTYVLEHISDDVEVETIAGITSFNSVAARLNVPLMIGDEDLKVVSVNRKTDIYKEIENNDNLVLMKISRDFEKIKKAIIETGNKENAVIVSDCGKDNEVVYWDIESVEEVPYFSTMILKKEGVKEWKRFLKTL